A single genomic interval of Pseudomonas sp. FeN3W harbors:
- a CDS encoding DUF4153 domain-containing protein, with product MEQTGDARPLKVYLAVGLLQGLALWAASEAWPHAAGWRVLCSALLAFTVIGGWQLQLLWGDLREAGRWRLVLAAAVLPAVLAGGLALQFDQPRWYYLGESIGTLLLWSNLILAYVLTPFIQARDADHRWCVDYAALYRHAINNGLLLFMALLMLVAFWLLIWLWAGLFKLVGIRMFATLFESSSFIWIASATVVAIGLWIGLERGQVVDALRNVLQAMCRFLLPLTVLILLLFVVCLPFTGLQPLWQTRHATPILLAMVFAHIALLNGVVQDGRQAVHYPRALRVLVDASSLCLPLLAGLAVYALWLRIGQYGLTPDRVVAVGATLVAMLHALALMAAVLQRRDGWLVGLRRSNPLLALVSVVLLLLMHLPPLSPLQLSAANQYQRLLDERVPAERTDLGALRFQLGRPGREHLEKLRQRLAEPGVEEARREQLQADLQRLDSADSYWNWRHAHDMANTAAVPWIGEPLEDAGGSLARAIATQGCDRDCTLFAVDLDDDSQPEVLLLRGARPRIVTVLGRGPDGNWRWIGHLRTTDEQTLDGETLRERIERDAWRVVAPRFNALEIDGIRLEPAITE from the coding sequence ATGGAGCAGACAGGCGACGCTCGCCCGCTGAAGGTCTACCTGGCGGTCGGATTGCTGCAGGGGTTGGCGCTCTGGGCGGCCAGCGAGGCGTGGCCGCACGCGGCCGGCTGGCGAGTCCTGTGTTCGGCGCTGCTGGCGTTCACGGTGATCGGCGGCTGGCAGTTGCAGCTGCTCTGGGGCGATCTGCGCGAGGCCGGGCGCTGGCGTCTGGTCCTTGCCGCTGCCGTGTTGCCGGCGGTGCTGGCTGGTGGTCTCGCACTGCAGTTCGACCAGCCGCGCTGGTATTACCTGGGTGAATCCATCGGCACCCTGCTGCTCTGGAGCAACCTGATTCTGGCTTATGTGCTGACACCCTTCATCCAGGCGCGGGACGCCGATCATCGTTGGTGTGTCGATTACGCCGCGCTATACCGGCATGCCATCAACAATGGGCTGTTGCTGTTCATGGCATTGCTGATGCTGGTTGCGTTCTGGCTGCTGATCTGGCTCTGGGCCGGCCTGTTCAAGCTGGTCGGGATCCGCATGTTCGCAACGCTGTTCGAGTCCTCCAGTTTTATCTGGATTGCCAGTGCGACGGTTGTCGCCATCGGGCTGTGGATCGGGTTGGAGCGCGGCCAGGTGGTCGATGCGCTGCGCAACGTGCTGCAGGCCATGTGTCGCTTCCTGCTGCCGCTGACGGTGCTGATCCTGCTGCTGTTCGTGGTCTGCCTGCCGTTCACCGGCCTGCAGCCGCTGTGGCAGACACGCCATGCGACGCCGATCCTGCTGGCCATGGTGTTCGCCCATATCGCGCTGCTCAACGGCGTCGTTCAGGATGGCCGGCAAGCGGTGCATTACCCGCGTGCGCTGCGCGTGCTGGTCGACGCCAGCTCCCTGTGCCTGCCGCTGCTGGCAGGTCTTGCGGTTTACGCGCTCTGGTTGCGGATCGGTCAGTACGGGCTCACGCCTGATCGGGTGGTGGCGGTTGGCGCGACGCTGGTAGCCATGCTGCACGCGTTGGCGCTGATGGCGGCGGTGCTGCAACGGCGCGATGGCTGGTTGGTGGGATTGCGCCGGAGCAACCCGCTGCTGGCGCTGGTTTCGGTGGTGCTGTTGCTGCTCATGCATCTGCCGCCGTTGAGCCCGTTGCAGCTCAGCGCAGCCAACCAGTACCAGCGCCTGCTCGACGAGCGGGTACCGGCGGAACGCACCGATCTCGGCGCATTGCGCTTTCAGCTGGGGCGGCCCGGCCGTGAGCATCTCGAGAAGCTGCGCCAGCGCCTGGCCGAGCCCGGCGTCGAAGAAGCACGACGTGAGCAGCTGCAGGCGGACCTGCAGCGACTGGACAGCGCCGACAGCTACTGGAACTGGCGACACGCGCATGACATGGCCAATACCGCAGCGGTGCCCTGGATCGGCGAGCCGCTCGAGGATGCCGGCGGGTCGTTGGCACGAGCCATCGCGACCCAGGGCTGTGACAGGGACTGCACGCTGTTCGCCGTCGACCTGGATGACGACAGCCAGCCCGAGGTGCTGCTGTTGCGCGGTGCGCGACCGCGGATCGTGACGGTGCTGGGGCGCGGGCCGGACGGCAACTGGCGCTGGATCGGGCATCTGCGTACCACCGACGAGCAGACCCTCGACGGCGAGACGCTGCGGGAGCGGATCGAGCGCGATGCCTGGCGGGTCGTTGCACCGCGCTTCAATGCACTGGAGATCGACGGCATACGGCTGGAGCCGGCGATTACCGAATAG
- a CDS encoding type 1 glutamine amidotransferase domain-containing protein: MTQSLNGKRVAILVTDGFEQIELTGPQEALEKAGATAQIVSAKNGEVTGWNHTTPASKFHVDKTFDDLDMNDYDAVLLPGGVVNADTIRTDETAQKLVRDAAAANKPIAVICHGGWLLISADLVKGKRMTSWPSLTDDLKNAGAEWVDEQVVVDGHLISSRKPDDIPAFSQALIDALSA; the protein is encoded by the coding sequence ATGACCCAATCCCTCAACGGCAAGCGCGTGGCAATCCTGGTGACAGACGGCTTCGAGCAGATCGAGCTGACCGGTCCCCAGGAGGCGCTGGAGAAGGCCGGTGCGACAGCCCAGATCGTCTCCGCCAAGAATGGCGAAGTGACCGGCTGGAACCACACCACCCCGGCCAGCAAGTTTCACGTGGACAAGACCTTCGACGACCTCGATATGAATGACTATGACGCCGTGCTGCTGCCCGGCGGCGTGGTCAACGCCGACACCATCCGCACCGACGAAACCGCGCAGAAGCTGGTGCGCGACGCCGCCGCGGCGAACAAGCCGATCGCGGTGATCTGTCACGGCGGCTGGCTGTTGATCTCGGCGGACCTGGTCAAGGGCAAGCGCATGACCAGCTGGCCGTCGCTTACCGACGACCTGAAGAATGCCGGTGCCGAGTGGGTCGACGAGCAGGTGGTGGTCGATGGCCACCTCATCAGCAGCCGCAAGCCCGATGACATCCCGGCATTCAGCCAGGCGCTGATCGACGCCCTGTCCGCCTGA
- the ilvD gene encoding dihydroxy-acid dehydratase, producing the protein MPDYRSKTSTHGRNMAGARALWRATGMKDEDFKKPIIAIANSFTQFVPGHVHLKDMGQLVAREIEKAGGVAKEFNTIAVDDGIAMGHDGMLYSLPSREIIADSVEYMVNAHCADAIVCISNCDKITPGMLMAALRLNIPVVFVSGGPMEAGKTKLASHGLDLVDAMVVAADDSCSDEKVAEYERSACPTCGSCSGMFTANSMNCLTEALGLSLPGNGSTLATHADREQLFLRAGRIAVELCKRYYQDGDDSVLPRNVASRKAFENAMTLDIAMGGSTNTILHLLAAAQEAEVDFDLRDIDALSRKVPQLCKVAPNIQKYHMEDVHRAGGIFSILGELARGGLLHTDVSTVHSPSMAAAIAEWDITQTQDEAVHHFFKAGPAGIPTQTAFSQATRWDTLDLDRAEGCIRSVEHAYSQEGGLAVLYGNIALDGCVVKTAGVDESIHVFEGTAKIFESQDSAVKGILNDEVKAGDIVIIRYEGPKGGPGMQEMLYPTSYLKSKGLGKDCALLTDGRFSGGTSGLSIGHASPEAAAGGAIGLVQDGDKVLIDIPNRSIQLQVSDEELSHRRIEQDKKGWKPAAPRARKVTTALKAYALLATSADKGAVRNKAMLEG; encoded by the coding sequence ATGCCTGATTACCGCTCGAAAACCTCCACGCACGGCCGCAACATGGCCGGCGCCCGCGCGCTGTGGCGCGCCACCGGCATGAAGGATGAAGACTTCAAGAAGCCGATCATCGCCATCGCCAACTCCTTCACCCAGTTCGTGCCCGGTCACGTACACCTGAAAGACATGGGCCAGCTGGTCGCTCGCGAGATCGAAAAAGCCGGCGGCGTGGCCAAGGAATTCAACACCATCGCCGTGGACGACGGCATCGCCATGGGCCACGACGGCATGCTCTATTCGCTGCCATCGCGCGAGATCATCGCCGATTCGGTGGAGTACATGGTCAATGCGCACTGCGCCGACGCCATCGTCTGCATCTCCAACTGCGACAAGATCACCCCCGGCATGCTGATGGCCGCGCTGCGCCTGAACATCCCGGTGGTGTTCGTCTCCGGCGGCCCGATGGAAGCCGGCAAGACCAAGCTGGCCAGCCATGGTCTGGACCTGGTCGACGCCATGGTGGTGGCAGCCGACGACTCCTGCTCCGACGAGAAGGTCGCCGAATACGAGCGCAGCGCTTGCCCGACCTGCGGCAGCTGCTCGGGCATGTTCACCGCCAACTCGATGAACTGCCTGACCGAAGCCCTCGGCCTGTCCCTGCCCGGCAACGGCAGCACGCTGGCCACCCACGCCGACCGCGAACAGCTGTTCCTGCGCGCCGGACGTATCGCCGTCGAGCTGTGCAAACGCTACTACCAGGACGGCGACGACTCCGTACTGCCGCGCAACGTGGCCAGCCGCAAGGCCTTCGAGAATGCCATGACCCTGGACATCGCCATGGGCGGCTCGACCAACACCATCCTGCATCTCCTGGCCGCCGCCCAGGAAGCCGAGGTCGACTTCGACCTGCGCGACATCGACGCGCTGTCGCGCAAGGTGCCGCAGCTGTGCAAGGTCGCGCCGAACATCCAGAAGTACCACATGGAAGACGTGCACCGCGCTGGCGGCATCTTCTCCATCCTCGGCGAGCTGGCCCGTGGTGGCCTGCTGCACACCGATGTCTCCACCGTGCACAGCCCGAGCATGGCCGCCGCCATCGCCGAGTGGGACATCACCCAGACCCAGGACGAAGCGGTTCACCACTTCTTCAAGGCTGGCCCGGCCGGCATTCCGACCCAGACCGCCTTCAGCCAGGCGACCCGCTGGGACACCCTCGATCTGGATCGCGCCGAAGGTTGCATCCGCAGCGTCGAGCACGCCTATTCGCAAGAGGGCGGCCTCGCCGTGCTCTACGGCAATATCGCCCTCGATGGCTGCGTGGTGAAGACTGCCGGCGTGGACGAATCCATCCACGTGTTCGAAGGCACGGCGAAGATCTTCGAAAGCCAGGACAGCGCCGTGAAGGGCATCCTCAATGACGAAGTGAAGGCCGGCGACATCGTCATCATCCGCTACGAAGGCCCGAAGGGCGGCCCGGGCATGCAGGAAATGCTCTATCCGACCTCGTACCTGAAGTCCAAAGGGCTGGGCAAGGATTGCGCCCTGCTCACCGACGGCCGCTTCTCCGGCGGCACCTCGGGCCTGTCCATCGGCCATGCCTCGCCGGAAGCGGCCGCGGGCGGCGCCATCGGCCTGGTGCAGGATGGCGACAAGGTGCTGATCGACATCCCCAACCGCAGCATCCAGCTGCAGGTCAGCGATGAAGAGCTGTCCCACCGCCGCATCGAGCAGGACAAGAAAGGCTGGAAGCCCGCCGCACCGCGCGCGCGTAAGGTGACCACGGCGCTCAAGGCTTACGCCCTGCTCGCCACCAGCGCCGACAAGGGCGCGGTGCGCAACAAGGCGATGCTGGAAGGCTGA
- the mutM gene encoding bifunctional DNA-formamidopyrimidine glycosylase/DNA-(apurinic or apyrimidinic site) lyase — protein sequence MPELPEVETTRRGIEPYLVGQRVSRVLVRDRRLRWPIPEDLDVRLSGQRIQAVERRAKYLLIKAESGTLIVHLGMSGSLRLVDAVLPAAKHEHVDILLASGQALRYTDPRRFGAMLWSDEPLAHVLLASLGPEPLGEDFDGDRLYRLSRGRSMAVKPFIMDNAVVVGVGNIYASEALFAAGIDPRRPAGSISRARYLKLGEEIRRILAMAIERGGTTLRDFVGGDGKPGYFQQELFVYGRAGEFCKNCGGTLREIRLGQRASVYCARCQR from the coding sequence ATGCCCGAACTTCCCGAAGTCGAAACTACCCGCCGTGGCATCGAGCCGTACCTTGTCGGTCAGCGTGTCAGCCGCGTGCTGGTGCGTGACCGGCGGTTGCGCTGGCCGATCCCGGAAGACCTCGATGTGCGTCTGTCCGGCCAACGCATCCAAGCCGTCGAACGCCGCGCCAAGTACCTGCTGATCAAGGCCGAGAGCGGCACGCTGATCGTTCATCTGGGCATGTCCGGCAGCCTGCGGCTGGTGGACGCGGTCTTGCCGGCGGCCAAGCACGAGCACGTCGATATCCTGCTGGCGTCCGGCCAGGCGCTGCGCTACACCGATCCGCGGCGCTTCGGCGCGATGCTCTGGAGCGATGAGCCGCTCGCCCATGTGTTGCTCGCCAGTCTCGGGCCCGAGCCGCTGGGCGAGGATTTCGACGGCGACCGGCTGTATCGGCTGTCCCGTGGGCGCAGCATGGCGGTCAAGCCGTTCATCATGGATAACGCGGTGGTGGTGGGCGTCGGCAACATCTATGCGAGCGAGGCACTGTTCGCCGCCGGGATCGATCCGCGGCGGCCGGCCGGAAGCATCTCGCGAGCGCGTTACCTGAAACTGGGTGAGGAAATCCGGCGAATACTGGCGATGGCCATCGAGCGTGGCGGTACGACGTTGCGCGATTTCGTCGGCGGCGATGGCAAACCCGGCTATTTTCAGCAGGAGCTGTTCGTCTACGGACGGGCCGGCGAATTCTGCAAGAACTGCGGTGGCACTTTGCGCGAGATTCGCCTCGGTCAGCGTGCCAGCGTGTATTGCGCTCGCTGCCAGCGCTGA
- a CDS encoding HDOD domain-containing protein codes for MPPQPQIMVDLQMEQVMPVPDLKAIARLISQDPGLSGALLKLVNSPHFGLANRIASIQQAVNLLGCNSVINLINAQSIKGEMSDETIVTLNRFWDSAQDVAMACLTLAKRIGYQSPDEAYTLGLFHNCGIPLMLKRFPGYMSVLEEAYASTGDGQRIVDIENRVLSTNHAVVGYFTAKSWNLPLHLCDAIASHHNALSLFADDSGRDATIKTLLAILKMAEHICACHRVLGAQPDDHEWDSVSQLVLEYVGLSEYDFVCLKESIRELGVG; via the coding sequence GTGCCGCCGCAACCGCAGATCATGGTCGACCTGCAGATGGAACAGGTCATGCCGGTGCCCGATCTGAAAGCCATCGCCCGGTTGATCAGCCAGGACCCGGGGCTTTCGGGGGCGCTGCTCAAGCTGGTCAATTCGCCGCATTTCGGTCTCGCCAATCGCATCGCCTCCATCCAGCAGGCGGTGAACCTGCTGGGCTGCAATTCGGTGATCAACCTGATCAATGCGCAGTCGATCAAGGGCGAGATGAGCGACGAGACCATCGTCACGCTCAATCGCTTCTGGGACAGCGCCCAGGACGTGGCCATGGCCTGCCTGACCCTGGCCAAGCGCATCGGCTATCAGTCACCGGACGAGGCCTACACCCTCGGGCTGTTCCACAACTGCGGCATCCCGCTGATGCTCAAGCGCTTCCCCGGTTACATGAGCGTGCTGGAAGAGGCCTACGCCAGCACCGGGGACGGCCAGCGCATCGTCGATATCGAGAATCGCGTGCTCAGCACCAACCATGCGGTGGTCGGCTACTTCACCGCCAAGTCGTGGAACTTGCCGCTGCATCTGTGCGATGCCATCGCCAGTCACCATAACGCGCTGTCGCTGTTCGCCGACGACTCGGGGCGCGACGCGACGATCAAGACGCTGCTGGCGATCCTCAAGATGGCCGAGCATATCTGCGCCTGCCATCGGGTGCTGGGTGCGCAGCCGGACGATCACGAGTGGGACAGCGTGTCGCAGTTGGTGCTCGAATACGTCGGGCTGTCGGAATACGATTTCGTCTGCCTCAAGGAAAGCATCCGCGAGTTGGGCGTGGGCTGA
- a CDS encoding class I SAM-dependent rRNA methyltransferase yields MSLPSLRLKANADRRLRAGHLWVYSNEVDTAATPLAGFAAGDQAVLEAAGGKPLGIVGVSPNNLICARLLSRDLKHSLDKSLLVHRIQVALSLRDRLFEQPCYRLIYGDSDLLPGLVVDRFHDHLVVQLASATMERNKDAVLEALVQVLKPRGVLWKNDSSARDAEGLERYVDTAFGVVPEWVALEENGVKFEAPVLQGQKTGWFYDHRMNRARLAPYVKGKRVLDLFSYIGGWGVQAAAFGASEVFCVDASAFALDGVERNAALNGVAEKMTCVEGDAFEAMKELKNAEERFDVVITDPPAFIKRKKDIKNGEAAYRRLNEAAMRLLNKDGILVSASCSMHLEEDHLQNILLGSARHLDRNIQLLERGAQGPDHPVHPAIPETRYIKSLTCRILPNS; encoded by the coding sequence ATGTCCCTGCCCAGCCTGCGCCTCAAAGCCAACGCCGATCGCCGCTTGCGCGCCGGCCATCTGTGGGTCTACAGCAACGAGGTGGACACCGCGGCCACGCCGCTGGCGGGTTTCGCTGCCGGCGACCAGGCCGTGCTCGAAGCCGCCGGCGGCAAGCCGCTGGGCATCGTCGGGGTATCGCCGAACAACCTGATCTGCGCACGCCTGCTGTCGCGCGATCTCAAGCACAGCCTGGACAAGTCGCTGCTGGTGCATCGCATCCAGGTCGCGCTGTCGTTGCGTGATCGGCTGTTCGAGCAGCCGTGCTATCGCCTGATCTACGGCGATTCCGATCTTCTGCCGGGCCTGGTGGTGGATCGTTTCCACGACCATCTTGTCGTGCAGCTGGCGTCGGCCACCATGGAGCGCAACAAGGATGCCGTACTCGAAGCCCTGGTGCAGGTGCTCAAGCCCCGCGGCGTGCTGTGGAAGAACGACTCCAGCGCCCGCGACGCCGAAGGCCTGGAGCGCTACGTCGATACCGCGTTCGGCGTGGTGCCGGAATGGGTCGCGCTGGAAGAGAACGGCGTGAAATTCGAGGCGCCGGTGCTGCAGGGCCAGAAGACCGGCTGGTTCTACGATCACCGCATGAACCGCGCACGCCTGGCACCCTACGTGAAGGGCAAGCGCGTGCTCGACCTGTTCAGCTACATCGGCGGCTGGGGCGTACAGGCGGCGGCCTTTGGCGCCAGCGAAGTGTTCTGTGTCGACGCCTCTGCGTTTGCCTTGGACGGCGTCGAGCGCAATGCCGCGCTCAATGGCGTGGCCGAGAAGATGACCTGCGTCGAGGGCGATGCCTTCGAAGCCATGAAGGAACTGAAGAACGCCGAGGAGCGCTTCGACGTGGTCATCACCGACCCGCCAGCGTTCATCAAGCGCAAGAAGGACATCAAGAACGGTGAGGCCGCCTACCGGCGCCTCAACGAAGCCGCGATGCGCCTGCTGAACAAGGACGGCATCCTGGTCAGTGCCAGCTGCTCGATGCACCTGGAAGAAGACCACCTGCAGAACATCCTGCTCGGCAGCGCGCGCCATCTGGACCGCAATATCCAGCTGCTCGAACGCGGCGCCCAGGGCCCGGATCATCCGGTGCACCCGGCGATCCCGGAAACCCGCTACATCAAGAGCCTGACCTGCCGCATCCTGCCCAACAGCTGA
- a CDS encoding multidrug transporter — MNLFRSTAAVLALTTGLLALPAHAESVPQNTSGDPMYSVEAPKAFSMVGDLIIARPLLIAATAIGAGVFVVSLPFTALGGNVGEAGKALVVEPGKAAFVRCLGCTTSGYNAQR, encoded by the coding sequence ATGAATCTGTTCCGCTCTACCGCTGCTGTCTTGGCACTGACCACTGGCCTGCTGGCGCTGCCGGCACATGCGGAGTCGGTCCCGCAGAACACCAGTGGTGATCCGATGTACTCCGTCGAAGCGCCCAAGGCTTTCTCCATGGTCGGCGACCTGATCATCGCCCGTCCGCTGCTGATCGCCGCGACTGCCATCGGCGCCGGTGTGTTCGTTGTCAGCCTGCCGTTCACCGCCTTGGGCGGCAACGTCGGCGAGGCTGGCAAGGCACTGGTGGTCGAGCCGGGCAAAGCGGCGTTCGTGCGTTGCCTGGGTTGCACCACCAGCGGTTACAACGCCCAGCGTTGA
- a CDS encoding Na/Pi symporter, which translates to MNSRFFKTFLPIVGLLMLSWSFWASDGWLELCAGLALFLFGMQCLEEGLRQLAGSKLEQLLTRSTATPLKGLMFGMSGTMLLQSSTLVSLLTIAFISTGLIKLAGGIAILFGANLGSTTGIWLLALAGQNVSLSPLALPLLVFGVLASFTGDKGKAAGRIVLGIAFIFLGIDQIKTGFSSFGGMDLSQYHAGGLAGQLMFVAIGLFATVVLQSSHATLMLTLTALATGQLDLGQALATAIGANVGTSVTTAFVGSLGGNRSGQRLALAHVLFNVTTAVLAIALLLPLTWLVQWLVAPLGLAENRLIQLALFHTLFNGMGVLLFWPWQAQLANLLLRVLPERVEPAVLITELAPARLEEPTRARYLNDRALDSADAAASAVAQELQHLARLSLEVICHATYLPVDQLRQQGRIDDALINAKPDAQALDAERLYQRHIKGVYSDLLTFMGRLELPLDESHQAFWLSCQVAALQLVDAVKDAKHLQKNLGHYLRTDDSAARQAYVELRRHLLVSLREIRALNHSELPDELWRERLNWLDERAAKFDAEFRRRLFESIRNQKLDGLQSSSLMNDLGYASRIIQSLRNALLLGEGHELTRQLRQLAEDEGPVILQL; encoded by the coding sequence TTGAACAGCCGTTTCTTCAAGACATTTCTGCCCATCGTGGGCCTGCTGATGTTGTCCTGGTCGTTCTGGGCCAGCGACGGCTGGCTCGAGCTGTGCGCGGGACTCGCCCTGTTCCTGTTCGGCATGCAATGCCTCGAGGAAGGGCTGCGCCAGCTGGCCGGCAGCAAGCTCGAGCAGCTGCTGACGCGCAGTACGGCGACACCGCTCAAGGGCCTGATGTTCGGCATGAGCGGCACCATGCTGCTGCAGTCCAGCACGCTGGTCTCGTTGCTCACCATCGCCTTCATCAGCACCGGCCTGATCAAGCTTGCCGGCGGCATCGCCATTCTGTTCGGCGCCAATCTCGGCTCCACCACCGGTATCTGGCTGTTGGCACTGGCCGGGCAGAACGTCAGCCTGAGTCCGCTGGCCTTGCCGCTGCTGGTTTTCGGGGTGCTGGCCAGCTTCACCGGCGACAAGGGCAAGGCGGCCGGGCGCATCGTACTCGGCATCGCTTTCATCTTTCTCGGCATCGATCAGATCAAGACCGGTTTCTCCAGCTTCGGTGGCATGGACCTGTCGCAGTACCACGCCGGCGGTCTGGCCGGGCAGCTGATGTTCGTCGCCATCGGGCTGTTTGCCACGGTGGTGCTGCAGTCAAGCCATGCCACGCTGATGCTGACGCTGACCGCTTTGGCTACCGGCCAGCTGGATCTCGGCCAGGCGCTGGCGACGGCGATCGGCGCCAATGTCGGCACGAGTGTCACCACCGCTTTCGTCGGCTCGCTCGGCGGCAACCGCAGCGGTCAGCGCCTGGCGTTGGCCCATGTACTGTTCAATGTGACCACCGCCGTGCTGGCCATCGCGCTGCTGCTGCCGTTGACCTGGCTGGTGCAGTGGCTGGTCGCGCCGCTGGGCCTGGCTGAAAACCGCCTGATTCAGCTGGCGCTGTTCCATACGCTGTTCAACGGCATGGGTGTGCTGCTGTTCTGGCCGTGGCAGGCGCAGCTGGCGAACCTGCTGTTGCGTGTGTTGCCGGAGCGAGTCGAGCCGGCGGTGCTGATCACCGAACTGGCACCCGCGCGACTGGAGGAGCCGACCCGCGCGCGTTACCTCAACGACCGCGCGCTGGATTCGGCGGATGCCGCGGCCAGCGCCGTGGCCCAGGAGCTGCAGCACCTGGCGCGCCTGAGCCTGGAGGTGATCTGCCACGCCACCTATCTGCCGGTGGACCAGCTGCGCCAGCAAGGGCGGATCGACGACGCGCTGATAAACGCGAAACCTGACGCCCAGGCCCTGGATGCCGAGCGGCTCTATCAGCGGCACATCAAGGGCGTGTATTCGGATCTGCTGACCTTCATGGGGCGCCTGGAACTGCCGCTGGACGAAAGCCACCAGGCGTTCTGGCTGAGTTGCCAGGTCGCGGCGCTGCAGCTGGTGGATGCGGTCAAGGACGCCAAGCACCTGCAGAAGAACCTCGGGCATTACCTGCGCACCGATGATTCCGCGGCGCGCCAGGCCTATGTCGAGTTGCGTCGGCATCTGTTGGTGTCGTTGCGCGAGATCCGTGCGCTCAATCACTCGGAACTGCCGGATGAGCTATGGCGCGAGCGCTTGAACTGGCTGGACGAGCGCGCTGCGAAGTTCGATGCGGAGTTCCGTCGCCGTCTGTTCGAGTCGATCCGCAACCAGAAGCTGGACGGTTTGCAGAGCAGTTCGCTGATGAACGACCTCGGCTACGCCAGCCGCATCATCCAGAGCCTGCGCAACGCCTTGCTGCTCGGTGAAGGCCATGAGCTGACGCGGCAGCTGCGTCAGCTGGCGGAGGACGAAGGCCCGGTCATTCTGCAGCTGTAA